In Erigeron canadensis isolate Cc75 chromosome 7, C_canadensis_v1, whole genome shotgun sequence, one DNA window encodes the following:
- the LOC122606709 gene encoding uncharacterized protein LOC122606709 isoform X3, with amino-acid sequence MVESISREKLAGLIQSAKTSTDIPSKLDTLFQLKHHLNLLTEQQQQDDEEGDELLVSDLLPQLILHFRTDRSSPVRLSVAQIAGDVGLSYTHLLPEIVPLFITLLRDATPAVARQSITCAITLFRRVLTKIAIQGLFSTELDDALESSWAWMLKLKDEIYAMSYQPETDGRKLLALKFVEAVTLLYTADPSASAEPPPSDHTSGDEFNIAWLRGGHSILNVGDLSVEASRNLGLLLDQLRYPAVKSLSNMVVIVLIKSLSTIATKRPAFYGRILPVLLGLDPANCAVKAGRVSGVHHTLKNAFLSCLKCTHPGAAPWRDRLVGSLKEMKAGGLAEEALQQVSRGNSSTARDVKPSIEVCDAVHLPAVRKRPEVKDDDVPVKRAKLTPTLNDDLSSSSKVKGNVDNGRVQQLVAMFSSLVAQGEQSASMLEVLISSISADLLAQVVMANMPNLPLVRPKQEGDVELLKTGSQDNDLSVYLTNMLSRSTTSENTHSALETHIDEKPEHEGELPAAKDAVLLQFAAKDSVLPHSAMEQDLILSEPTADIASVMSVSLAIPCENTNVGELENGIPGLDSSTRDDDMPDIQVDAAMISADLEENSQEQVTKLGTSSMDLVPSLSTEKSEELSPKAAMAEANSINSSTATSIQFTPKVVLPKMSAPVIGLTDEQKDHLQRSAFIRIIDAYKHIAVSGGSHLRFSLLSHLGAEFPLELDPWEALQTHIRSDYTSHEGHELTLRVLYRLFGEAEADHDFFSSTTATSVYEMFLLKVAEILRDSFPANDKSLSILLSEVPYLPKSVLKMLECLCVPGNSDKNEELHSGERVHQGLSIVWSLILHRPPTRDVCLKIALQSAVHHLEEVQTKAIRLVANRLYPIPSISQQIEDFAKEMLLSAMNGDHLIDTASADESNAELAKDVMEKHLNESVSAITKDCTSEAGQPQSESIPSPSITDAQRCMSLYFALCTKKHSLFRQLLIVYKNMSKAAKQAITVQIPKLVRTIGPSPQLLEIIADPPAGSENLLMQVVQTLTDGAVPSPDLLATIRKLYETKLKDAEILIPVLPFIPKDELLQIFPRFVNLPVDKFQTALSRILQESSQSGSVLTPAEVMIGIHGIDPEKDGIPLKKVTEACNTCFQQRQIFTQQVLAKVLNQLVEQIPLPMLFMRTVIQTIGAFPSLYRWIS; translated from the exons ATGGTGGAAAGTATATCACGGGAGAAGCTGGCCGGTCTGATTCAGTCGGCCAAAACATCAACTGATATACCTTCAAAACTGGACACCTTATTTCAACTCAAACACCACTTGAATCTCCTCAccgaacaacaacaacaagacgATGAAGAAGGTGATGAATTATTAGTCTCGGACCTCCTTCCTCAACTTATTCTTCACTTTCGCACCGACCGCTCCAGCCCCGTTCGCCTTTCCGTTGCTCA GATTGCTGGTGACGTAGGGTTAAGTTACACTCATTTGTTACCCGAGATCGTGCCTTTATTCATCACTCTATTACGAGATGCTACCCCCGCGGTTGCCAGACAATCCATTACCTGTGCTATCACTTTGTTCCGTCGTGTCCTTACCAAAATCGCTATCCAG GGTTTGTTTTCTACTGAGTTAGATGATGCTCTCGAGTCTTCATGGGCATGGATGTTGAAGCTTAAAGACGAGATATATGCCATGTCCTACCAG CCTGAAACCGATGGGAGGAAGCTGCTTGCGCTAAAGTTTGTTGAAGCCGTTACGCTTTTATATACAGCTGATCCTAGTGCTTCTGCTGAACCCCCTCCCTCGGATCATACTTCTGGAG ACGAGTTTAACATAGCATGGCTTCGTGGAGGCCATTCCATACTTAATGTTGGTGATTTATCAGTTGAAGCTAGTCGGAATTTGGGTTTGTTGCTTGATCAGTTAAGATATCCAGCCGTGAAGTCACTCAGTAATATGGTGGTCATCGTGCTAATTAAGAG TCTTTCGACCATTGCAACGAAGCGACCTGCATTTTATGGACGGATTCTTCCAGTTTTGCTTGGTCTAGATCCAGCAAACTGTGCTGTGAAAGCGGGTCGAGTTTCTGGGGTGCATCATACTTTAAAGAATGCATTCCTCTCCTGCTTGAAATGCACACACCCGGGTGCTGCACCG tgGCGAGATCGTTTAGTTGGATCACTTAAAGAAATGAAAGCTGGAGGGTTGGCTGAAGAAGCCCTTCAACAAGTTTCTCGTGGTAATTCATCTACTGCACGG GATGTAAAACCCTCAATAGAAGTATGTGATGCCGTGCACTTGCCTGCGGTTAGGAAGAGGCCTgaagtaaaagatgatgatgtacCTGTAAAGCGTGCCAAACTAACACCCACCTTGAATGACGATTTGAGCTCATCAAGCAAAGTAAAAGGAAATGTAGACAACGGACGGGTTCAGCAGCTTGTTGCTATGTTTAGTTCATTGGTTGCACAGGGTGAACAGTCTGCTTCAATGTTAGAAGTTCTTATTAGTAGTATATCTGCAGACTTACTAGCGCAAGTAGTAATGGCCAATATGCCAAATCTTCCTCTAGTTCGTCCCAAACAAGAAGGAGATGTAGAGTTACTCAAGACTGGGTCCCAAGATAATGATCTATCTGTATATCTGACAAACATGTTATCACGCTCTACTACTTCTGAAAATACACATTCTGCATTGGAGACACACATTGATGAG AAGCCTGAACATGAGGGTGAACTGCCTGCAGCAAAAGACGCTGTATTACTTCAGTTTGCAGCAAAAGACAGTGTTTTACCACATTCTGCTATGGAGCAAGATTTGATTCTTTCGGAACCTACTGCTGATATAGCGTCAGTAATGAGTGTTAGCTTAGCAATTCCATGTGAAAATACCAATGTGGGGGAACTTGAGAACGGAATACCAGGTCTAGATTCCTCAACTCGGGATGATGATATGCCTGACATCCAGGTTGATGCTGCAATGATTTCTGCTGACTTGGAAGAAAATAGTCAAGAGCAAGTTACCAAATTAGGCACTTCATCGATGGATTTAGTTCCTTCATTGTCTACAGAAAAGTCTGAGGAACTTAGTCCAAAAGCAGCTATGGCAGAAGCAAACAGCATCAACTCCTCAACCGCAACTTCTATTCAGTTTACACCTAAAGTCGTCCTGCCAAAGATGTCTGCCCCTGTTATTGGCTTGACTGATGAGCAGAAAGATCATTTACAGAGATCTGCTTTCATACGTATCATCGACGCTTATAAGCACATAGCAGTTTCCGGAGGTTCACATCTTCGCTTCTCGTTACTTTCACATTTAGGAGCCGAG TTTCCTCTTGAGTTGGATCCTTGGGAAGCTCTGCAAACACACATACGGTCAGATTATACTAGTCATGAG GGCCACGAGTTAACCTTACGTGTTCTGTATAGATTATTTGGGGAGGCCGAAGCAGACCATGATTTCTTTTCTTCAACAACAGCAACTTCTGTATATGAAATGTTCCTTCTAAAAGTG GCAGAAATACTCAGAGACTCTTTTCCAGCAAATGATAAATCTTTAAGTATCTTGCTAAGTGAAGTTCCTTATCTGCCTAAATCAGTTCTTAAGATGTTAGAGTGCCTGTGTGTTCCTGGAAACAGTGATAAAAATGAGGAGTTGCACAGTGGAGAGAGAGTCCATCAAGGTCTCAGTATTGTTTGGAGCTTAATTCTGCATAGACCACCGACTAGAGATGTTTGCTTAAAAATTGCTTTACAG AGTGCAGTGCACCACTTGGAGGAAGTGCAAACAAAGGCAATACGATTG GTGGCAAACAGGCTTTACCCTATACCGTCTATTTCTCAGCAAATTGAAGATTTTGCGAAAGAAATGCTGTTATCTGCAATGAACGGTGATCATTTGATTGATACGGCCAGTGCTGATGAATCTAATGCGGAATTAGCAAAG GACGTTATGGAAAAACATTTAAATGAGTCAGTAAGTGCCATCACCAAGGATTGTACCTCTGAGGCCGGTCAACCACAATCCGAAAGCATTCCATCCCCTTCAATAACCGATGCACAGCGGTGTATGTCACTGTATTTTGCCCTTTGTACAAAG AAACATTCTCTTTTCCGTCAACTTTTAATCGTCTACAAGAACATGTCAAAAGCTGCAAAGCAG GCAATTACCGTCCAAATACCCAAACTAGTTCGCACCATTGGGCCTTCACCTCAACTTCTTGAAATTATTGCTGATCCACCTGCTGGAAGTGAGAACCTTCTGATGCAG GTTGTGCAAACGTTAACAGATGGGGCTGTTCCTTCTCCTGATTTGCTAGCTACCATTAGAAAGTTATATGAAACAAAGTTGAAg GACGCAGAGATTCTTATCCCGGTGTTACCGTTCATACCAAAAGATGAG CTTCTTCAGATCTTTCCACGCTTTGTAAATCTTCCAGTGGATAAATTCCAGACCGCACTTTCTCGTATCTTACAG GAATCATCTCAGAGTGGTTCAGTTCTTACACCAGCTGAAGTGATGATTGGCATCCATGGCATTGATCCTGAGAAAGACGGGATTCCCCTTAAGAAG GTTACGGAAGCATGTAACACTTGCTTTCAGCAACGACAGATATTTACCCAACAAGTTCTAGCGAAGGTTTTAAATCAACTG GTTGAGCAGATTCCTCTTCCAATGCTATTCATGCGCACTGTAATACAGACAATTGGTGCATTTCCTTCTCTG TACAGGTGGATTTCATAA